AAATACCTGCTCTGCCCACTCCCTGTGTATTCCTTTTTCCGCCCGCCCTTTTCAGATATGTGCCATCACGCCAAAACAAAAGCACCCTGAAGGGTGCTAACAGTGTGGCTATTTCCCATGCTTGGTAGGGTCCACCTCTTTAACTTCAACCCAAGCTCTGGGGACGCGGTTGCCATAAAATCCATTAACCTTAGCGGCACTATGTGTTCTTAAATATCCTATCAACTTGTTGACGCACCTTTTTTTGGTCAGGCTCTTTCTCAAGGGCTTTTAGATCTGTTACGATTTTATCTATACGATCAGCATACCAGTCGAGGCTTTCAATTCCGTCAATTAAGTTATTATTGACAAAATCAAGAGGGTCATTAATAACACCGGAGCGAAACGCCGAAGCCAGATGAGACAAAGTTTCATAAACATTCAAGGCCAATGATGAGAACCAGTAATTTGACATGCCATACTGGACGATGGCAGTCTCAATAGCGAACGAGGAAACTTTGAAGTTGTAGGCCGTACGGATATACTTGTATAAACGGATTACGTCGCGAAAATACTCTTTATTCTTTGCTACAGAATTAAGAAGATCAATATCTTCTCTGGGAGCAGTTAAAATCCAACTGTTATTAGCATCTCCTTTAGGAATATCGTAAAAAATCCTACCATTGGAGCTTTGAAAAATACCGGCCGGCACCAAGTCTATTTTGAGGTTTTTACTCTTGATTATTGCCGTAACCGCTTGCCCATTACGCTCTGGGGCTTCTCCCCCGAAGCTGCTAACAACTGTTTGAATAACACCCTTGAGCCAGTTGAGCATCTTGGCAGGACTTACTCCTGACCCATCTGATTTCTTATATTTGTCATAGTATCTTGGGTTGGGTGACACTGAGCCGAGGCCTTTTCCTATTTCCACCCCACCGCTAACAAAATGCCCGGTATTACAATCAAGTACCACCAGGATATCAAACTCATCTACAGTGGCAACCTTGGTTCTTTTAAAATAGCTGCCAAATCGGACAAACGGCTCAGGTTCATAAAGCACCGGTTCGTCAATACGCCTGGCGATCTCATTCTTGATACGGTCCAGGAACCATTCTCTACTTGCTACTGCCGAACTAATATCTGACTGGCTCAATTTGATTTCATCTGCGATAAAATCAGCAATTGCCTTTGAAACATCGCCCATAGTTTTATTCCTCCTAACTATTAAGTTCCTCATGGGTGTACTCTTCTTCACCTTCATTAAATCCCTTTTTGGCCTTTTTATAATCATTGTCGTTCGTTGGGAAGGCTTCTGCATCCTTTACTACTTGGTCATAAACTTTGGCGAGACGCTCCAATTTTTCTCGCAATGCGTTTAGATCCATCTCCCCGTCCAACACATAAGCCTCAAGGCGACTGCATTCATTTGCAATTTCGAGATAACGTGAAGCAATGGAGCGATGTCCCTCGATGACCTTTGGGTAATTGCAAAGTGTTTGTAATAAGCTAAGGAAAGCAGCGATTAGGGATAGGAAGGCGCCAGCCCATTGCATGGCTATGGGAAGCGAAATGCTTAAATATGCAAATAAAATTGATCCTAAAAAGAGGTTAATCAGGATAGTAAATACACTAAATGTAAAATTATATTTCGCTATTCGATCAGCAGCGTTATAGTGCTTCTTTTTGCCAAACAGTGCGTCAACCCGAAGTTCTTTTACTTTCTTTAGGGTATAGGGGGCGTCGATCACGAACTACCACTTCTCTTTGGCCTTATATATCAAACGATATCTTAAGCAACTGGTTTTTGTAACCCACCACAGGATATACTCACTTGCAACATTATTGCCAAGAGGATCGTTGACTTAACTAAATCTACTACC
This Moorella sp. E308F DNA region includes the following protein-coding sequences:
- a CDS encoding SLATT domain-containing protein encodes the protein MIDAPYTLKKVKELRVDALFGKKKHYNAADRIAKYNFTFSVFTILINLFLGSILFAYLSISLPIAMQWAGAFLSLIAAFLSLLQTLCNYPKVIEGHRSIASRYLEIANECSRLEAYVLDGEMDLNALREKLERLAKVYDQVVKDAEAFPTNDNDYKKAKKGFNEGEEEYTHEELNS